A part of Microbulbifer sp. MI-G genomic DNA contains:
- a CDS encoding ogr/Delta-like zinc finger family protein, which translates to MRVKCEACGHKAIINSRNEIDPKVIDLYCTCTNPQCGHYFVAKLTFSHSISPSRYQARLATVDFLRSLPPLEQQELLKQVHKTG; encoded by the coding sequence ATGCGCGTGAAATGTGAGGCTTGCGGACACAAGGCAATCATTAACAGCAGAAACGAGATTGACCCGAAAGTGATCGATCTCTACTGCACCTGCACCAACCCCCAGTGCGGGCACTATTTCGTGGCAAAGCTCACCTTCAGCCACTCCATTTCCCCCTCCCGCTATCAGGCGCGACTGGCAACGGTGGATTTTCTGCGCTCACTACCGCCCCTGGAACAGCAGGAACTGCTCAAACAGGTGCACAAGACCGGCTAA